A single Tenacibaculum sp. 190524A02b DNA region contains:
- a CDS encoding protein phosphatase 2C domain-containing protein, translated as MKIHTTLQIGEFHTKYCEDFLVVENIATNQKLIAVMDGCTMGKESVFAAMLYGKILRNIAKKTFYKDFVTKETTDLKSKLKDIIQELIVAINATKKQLDLDTYELLSTLIISVVDTKETNAEILVVGDGLVCVDEVFYEFEQEDKPDYLGYHLHEDFELWYQKQEQKISITSFKDFSICTDGIFSFKNLKEKNEQKKETKIIQFLLVDKKFINEENCLDRKILYLKQQWNHMPTDDLAIVRFTK; from the coding sequence ATGAAAATACATACTACCCTACAAATAGGAGAATTTCATACAAAGTATTGCGAAGATTTTTTAGTAGTTGAGAACATAGCAACCAACCAAAAACTAATAGCGGTAATGGATGGATGTACCATGGGAAAAGAATCTGTTTTTGCAGCCATGTTGTATGGAAAGATTTTAAGAAATATTGCTAAAAAAACATTTTATAAAGACTTTGTAACCAAAGAAACCACAGATTTAAAATCTAAGCTAAAAGATATTATTCAAGAGTTAATAGTAGCAATTAATGCAACTAAAAAACAATTAGATTTAGATACATATGAGTTACTTTCTACGCTAATTATAAGTGTAGTAGATACAAAAGAAACTAATGCTGAAATTTTGGTAGTAGGTGATGGTTTGGTATGTGTAGATGAGGTATTTTATGAATTTGAACAAGAAGATAAACCAGACTATTTAGGATATCACTTACATGAAGATTTTGAATTATGGTACCAAAAACAAGAACAAAAAATATCCATCACTTCTTTTAAAGACTTTTCTATTTGTACAGATGGAATTTTCTCTTTTAAAAATTTGAAAGAGAAAAATGAACAAAAAAAAGAAACTAAAATAATTCAGTTTTTATTGGTGGATAAGAAGTTTATAAATGAAGAAAACTGTTTAGATAGAAAAATTCTTTATTTAAAACAACAATGGAATCACATGCCTACAGATGATCTTGCTATTGTGAGATTTACTAAATAA
- a CDS encoding T9SS type A sorting domain-containing protein produces MKKTIIYAIVNLLFLVKVTAQDPLISGTVKQGATPVANATINLIMPWTDSAHPYVNLTATTNAQGEYSFSNADLDGYKTINSLKLNSGNNGGVTYYPTDIANIPMPTSPKTFDFNSQEVKPAITINNPNNALTSIDYGTALALNATVKLSFDNGSDNISSVVFKVNGTTVTTSNAGNDVYTGSWSPTDADYGVEHTFSVVAEASNGSTLTKDFKFTLGCNGSGCPNLKPSIVWNKPASTTLNQNDGFKNIPIEVTVTDIDGTIASAQITINGNSNNMTATGGNKYTYNFTPTNHQEYPVTITATDNEGASTTYTTKLNIINSVFTPLPSGNIILGYAHSWENAGAPFLYFRDMADKNYNVVMYSFIETEGQNGHTPKLTINSARYQSNGAFDKQLLKDDIQFLRDKGIPVIASIGGQNGHVELGTTAHKDEFVAGLKAIIDEYGFDGLDLDFEGGSMDFGAGALKDFSYENLAPFPKLKNVVDAFKEIKQHYGEHFILTCAPETFYVQVGYATYNNRGGSFLPVIHNLREELDLVMVQLYNTGSINALDDIAYAQATPDFIVAMTDMLLTGFKVASTGFNFPALPATKVMVGLPSCPSAAPAGGYLRPSETIKALNYLRFGTEYDGRKYTLRGNPHANIRGMMTWSVNWDAAASCASSYEYSTAYSNYFNDNGTLSSEEVSLLQEFNIYPNPTQGVLNFSGNKTIDKLQIFDSKGAEVFSQKGILNKQLDVNFLQSGVYFLNIESNKKRAYKKIIKK; encoded by the coding sequence ATGAAAAAAACAATTATTTATGCAATTGTCAATCTTCTTTTTTTAGTAAAAGTAACCGCACAAGACCCTTTAATTTCTGGAACTGTAAAACAAGGTGCTACGCCAGTGGCAAATGCAACTATTAACCTAATTATGCCATGGACAGACAGTGCGCATCCTTATGTTAATCTAACAGCAACTACCAATGCACAAGGAGAATATAGTTTTTCTAATGCAGATTTAGATGGTTATAAAACTATCAACTCCTTAAAATTAAATTCAGGTAACAATGGTGGAGTAACCTACTACCCTACTGATATTGCTAACATACCAATGCCAACATCGCCTAAAACTTTTGATTTTAATTCTCAAGAAGTAAAGCCAGCCATTACTATTAATAATCCAAATAATGCGTTGACTTCTATTGATTATGGAACTGCTTTAGCTTTAAATGCAACCGTAAAATTATCTTTTGATAATGGATCAGATAATATATCATCGGTAGTTTTTAAAGTAAATGGAACTACGGTTACAACTTCAAATGCAGGAAACGATGTTTATACAGGCTCATGGTCTCCTACAGATGCAGATTATGGTGTAGAACATACTTTTTCTGTAGTTGCAGAAGCATCTAACGGAAGTACATTAACTAAAGATTTTAAATTTACACTAGGATGTAATGGTTCTGGATGCCCTAATTTAAAACCATCTATTGTATGGAATAAGCCAGCAAGTACTACATTAAATCAAAATGACGGATTTAAAAACATTCCTATTGAAGTAACTGTTACTGATATTGATGGAACTATAGCCTCTGCTCAAATAACAATCAATGGAAATAGTAATAACATGACTGCTACAGGTGGAAATAAATACACGTATAATTTTACACCAACAAATCACCAAGAATACCCAGTAACCATAACGGCTACTGATAATGAAGGAGCAAGTACTACCTACACTACTAAACTGAATATTATTAATTCAGTATTTACACCATTACCAAGTGGAAATATCATTTTAGGATATGCGCATTCTTGGGAAAATGCAGGAGCACCATTCTTATACTTTAGAGATATGGCAGATAAAAATTACAATGTAGTAATGTATTCATTTATAGAAACGGAAGGTCAAAATGGGCATACACCTAAATTAACTATTAATAGTGCTAGATATCAAAGTAACGGTGCTTTTGATAAGCAGTTATTAAAAGATGATATTCAGTTTTTAAGAGATAAAGGAATTCCTGTAATTGCTTCTATTGGAGGTCAAAACGGACATGTTGAACTAGGAACTACAGCGCATAAAGACGAATTTGTTGCAGGACTTAAAGCAATTATAGATGAATACGGTTTTGATGGTTTAGATTTAGATTTTGAAGGTGGTTCTATGGATTTTGGAGCTGGAGCTCTTAAAGATTTCTCATATGAAAATTTAGCACCGTTCCCAAAATTAAAGAATGTAGTAGATGCTTTTAAAGAAATAAAACAACATTATGGTGAGCACTTTATACTTACTTGTGCTCCAGAAACTTTTTATGTACAAGTTGGATACGCTACTTACAATAACAGAGGTGGATCTTTTTTACCAGTTATTCATAATTTAAGAGAAGAATTAGATTTAGTAATGGTACAATTGTACAATACAGGATCAATAAATGCTTTAGATGATATAGCCTATGCACAAGCAACACCAGATTTTATTGTTGCTATGACAGATATGTTGTTAACTGGTTTTAAAGTAGCTTCAACAGGATTTAATTTTCCAGCATTACCAGCTACCAAAGTAATGGTTGGTTTGCCATCATGTCCTTCTGCTGCTCCAGCAGGTGGTTATCTTCGTCCTTCAGAAACTATAAAAGCATTAAATTACTTACGCTTTGGAACTGAGTATGATGGAAGAAAATATACATTAAGAGGAAACCCTCATGCTAATATTAGAGGAATGATGACCTGGTCTGTAAATTGGGATGCAGCGGCATCATGTGCATCTTCTTATGAGTATTCAACAGCATATAGCAACTATTTTAATGATAATGGTACCTTAAGTTCTGAAGAGGTTTCATTATTACAAGAATTCAATATCTACCCTAACCCAACGCAAGGCGTATTGAATTTTAGTGGGAACAAAACGATTGATAAATTACAAATTTTTGATAGCAAAGGTGCTGAAGTATTTTCTCAAAAAGGAATTTTAAATAAACAATTAGATGTTAATTTCTTACAATCAGGTGTTTACTTTTTAAATATTGAAAGCAATAAAAAACGTGCCTATAAAAAGATTATAAAGAAATAA
- a CDS encoding DMT family transporter codes for MQNDYIKNLAGLLIATFFISTSGVLGRYIAMPSEVIIWFRSAFAMIFLYIFCKYKKIDLKIKSPKHYLPFIISGVFMAAHWVTYFYALKLSNVAIGMLALYTFPVMLAFLEPIFLKVKFNPMHIVLGILVLIGLYILSPEFNLESSSMQGILFGLLSAICYSIRILILKQYVTQYNGVMLMLYQTLIISVCLLPVLFFMDTSGFQSQFPYLLLLAFLTTVIGHSLMVHSLQFFSVATASIISSVQPIFGIILAFFFLREIPTLNTFLGGSLILATVVIESIRNKKK; via the coding sequence ATGCAGAACGACTATATTAAAAATTTAGCAGGTTTATTAATAGCTACATTTTTTATCAGTACCTCAGGGGTTTTAGGAAGATATATTGCCATGCCATCAGAGGTTATTATATGGTTTCGTTCTGCATTTGCTATGATATTCCTCTATATTTTTTGTAAATACAAGAAAATAGACCTCAAAATAAAATCACCAAAACATTATTTACCTTTTATTATCAGTGGTGTATTTATGGCGGCACATTGGGTAACTTATTTTTATGCCTTAAAATTATCTAATGTAGCCATAGGGATGTTAGCATTGTACACTTTTCCAGTAATGCTAGCTTTTTTAGAACCTATATTCTTAAAAGTAAAGTTTAATCCAATGCATATTGTATTGGGAATTTTAGTTTTAATAGGACTTTATATTTTATCACCAGAATTTAATCTTGAAAGCTCAAGTATGCAAGGCATACTTTTTGGTTTATTATCGGCAATATGTTACTCTATACGAATTTTGATTTTAAAGCAATATGTAACTCAATATAATGGGGTAATGTTAATGTTATATCAAACCTTAATTATTTCTGTTTGTTTGTTACCAGTTTTGTTTTTTATGGATACTTCTGGATTTCAAAGTCAATTCCCTTATTTACTATTATTAGCTTTTTTAACTACAGTAATCGGGCATAGTTTAATGGTACATTCATTACAATTTTTTTCAGTTGCTACAGCAAGTATTATTAGCAGTGTACAACCTATTTTTGGAATTATTTTAGCATTCTTTTTCTTACGAGAAATTCCAACTTTAAATACTTTTTTAGGAGGAAGTTTAATTTTAGCTACAGTAGTAATTGAAAGTATTAGGAATAAGAAAAAATAA
- a CDS encoding transporter: MLKSKSTIYGIAMSLCFPLFTKAQTLVNGFYPQKNKLTIATSYAYKTSDRFYRGTTLTEGNPANLGEISSSIFSVYADYGINDWLSAVVSLPYISLKSEEGTVDPVHKKSEVSGLQDLSLFMKARVLNKNFDEGSKLSIGTAAGISFPMSNYEGNGILSIGNKATTFDGVVVMQYTMPFNLFFEGQTGYSIRSNSDFKIPNALLYSLKLGYYNEWIYAHAKLGGQDSTSGYDIGSAEFGANGGPVALSQTQVDYTTLHFDVYVPVYKQSFGVSAGYGFAIDGRNFSKEKAFSIGLVYKN, translated from the coding sequence ATGCTAAAATCTAAATCAACTATCTATGGGATAGCTATGTCTTTATGCTTCCCTTTATTTACAAAAGCACAAACTTTAGTCAACGGATTCTATCCACAGAAAAATAAACTTACAATAGCAACTAGTTATGCCTATAAAACTTCTGACCGATTTTATAGAGGTACTACTTTAACAGAAGGAAATCCAGCAAATCTAGGAGAAATATCTTCTTCAATTTTTAGTGTCTATGCTGATTATGGTATTAACGATTGGTTATCTGCTGTAGTATCGCTTCCTTATATTTCATTGAAGAGTGAAGAAGGTACTGTTGATCCAGTTCATAAAAAAAGTGAAGTAAGTGGTCTTCAAGACTTATCGCTTTTTATGAAAGCCAGAGTATTAAATAAAAACTTTGATGAAGGCTCAAAATTAAGTATAGGAACAGCGGCAGGGATTAGTTTTCCTATGAGTAATTATGAAGGAAACGGAATTTTATCAATAGGAAATAAGGCAACTACTTTTGATGGTGTAGTTGTAATGCAATATACTATGCCTTTTAATCTTTTCTTTGAAGGGCAAACTGGATATAGTATCAGAAGTAATTCAGACTTTAAAATACCGAATGCATTGTTGTATAGCTTGAAATTAGGATATTATAATGAATGGATTTATGCACACGCTAAGTTAGGTGGACAAGATTCTACTTCAGGGTATGATATTGGTTCGGCTGAATTTGGTGCAAATGGAGGTCCAGTTGCTTTATCTCAAACACAAGTTGATTATACTACATTACATTTTGATGTATATGTACCCGTTTATAAACAAAGTTTTGGGGTTTCTGCAGGATACGGTTTTGCGATTGATGGAAGAAATTTTAGTAAAGAAAAAGCCTTTTCTATAGGTTTAGTTTATAAAAATTAA
- the dprA gene encoding DNA-processing protein DprA, whose protein sequence is MKKEELLAVLRLQATKHIGSILAKKLISATGSPEQIYKESLNSLAKIPGIGSYSIQHLFDTKVLNRAEEELRYIEETNCKYHYFLSTNYPKNLQQCVDAPILIFRDGSIDFTNQKIISIVGTRNITSYGRDFCNELIKDLANYNPIIVSGFAYGVDICAHKAAIDNNLQTIAVLAHGLDEIYPKTHKKYMHNVMDNGGFLTEFWHDEQPMRENFLKRNRIVAGLSQATIVIESAKKGGSLVTADIANSYNRDVFALAGRNTDKFSIGCNNLIKNNKAHLLSNATDIIEMLNWDVSKNTVQKQTALFVDLDTNEQKIYDYLKTNGKQLLDVIAIECDIPIFQLSSILIQMELKNAIKPLPGKMFEI, encoded by the coding sequence ATGAAAAAAGAAGAATTATTAGCCGTTCTTAGGCTACAAGCTACAAAACACATAGGTTCCATACTTGCTAAAAAACTTATTTCTGCTACAGGAAGTCCTGAACAAATCTACAAAGAATCCTTAAACTCATTAGCCAAAATTCCTGGCATAGGTAGTTATAGTATTCAGCATTTATTTGACACTAAAGTTTTAAATAGAGCAGAGGAGGAGCTACGTTATATTGAAGAAACTAACTGTAAATATCATTATTTTTTAAGTACTAACTACCCTAAAAACTTACAGCAATGTGTTGATGCTCCTATCTTAATTTTTAGAGATGGTAGTATTGACTTTACCAATCAAAAAATCATTTCTATTGTTGGTACAAGAAATATTACTTCTTATGGAAGAGATTTTTGTAATGAATTAATAAAAGATTTAGCTAATTATAATCCCATTATTGTTAGTGGATTTGCGTATGGTGTTGATATTTGTGCTCATAAAGCTGCTATAGATAACAACTTACAAACTATAGCTGTATTGGCTCATGGATTGGATGAAATTTACCCGAAAACACATAAAAAATACATGCATAACGTAATGGATAATGGTGGTTTTTTAACCGAGTTTTGGCATGATGAACAACCTATGCGAGAGAATTTTTTAAAAAGAAATAGAATTGTTGCTGGATTATCTCAAGCTACCATTGTGATTGAATCTGCTAAAAAAGGTGGTTCATTAGTTACGGCTGATATTGCTAATTCTTATAACAGAGATGTTTTTGCTTTAGCGGGTAGAAATACTGATAAGTTTAGTATTGGCTGCAATAATCTAATTAAAAATAATAAAGCACATTTATTAAGTAACGCTACTGATATTATTGAAATGCTTAATTGGGATGTTTCAAAAAACACAGTTCAAAAACAAACTGCCTTATTTGTTGATTTAGATACTAATGAGCAAAAGATCTATGACTATTTAAAAACAAATGGTAAACAGTTGTTAGATGTAATTGCTATTGAATGTGATATCCCTATTTTCCAATTGTCTTCTATTTTAATTCAAATGGAATTAAAAAATGCTATAAAACCATTACCAGGAAAAATGTTTGAGATATAA